A part of Candidatus Electrothrix aestuarii genomic DNA contains:
- a CDS encoding glycosyltransferase family 4 protein translates to MRILHVNKFFYLKGGSEAYLFSLRDELKKSGHAVSEFAMLDSKNYQSDWDTYFTSPVDYNTSNFFKKVQNASKIIYSFEARKKIGCLLDKFRPDIVHLHIFQHQLSPSILPEIKKRNIPVVYTAHDLKSVCPNYKMLSNDLICEECKMHKYYKCFKNRCVKKSSLKSLINVFEMYFHHWRKYYDLIDLIITPSNFYREKLIEFKFDKERVIHLSNFVDEKKIIPSYSYKEYFIYLGRLSEEKGILTLLNAMKMIPMGNLIIIGTGPLEEKIKSKISSLHLSNVDLVGFQSGESLKKYIANAMFSIIPSEWYENGPISLLESFAFGKPVIGADVGGIPEYISHGRDGLIFKSKNHVDLAKKIEHLLSKKNNIITMGENAREKVEKFYNKRRHVDMIINIYERLVH, encoded by the coding sequence ATGAGAATTCTTCACGTCAATAAGTTCTTTTATCTTAAAGGTGGCAGCGAAGCTTATCTATTTTCTCTTAGAGATGAGTTGAAGAAGTCTGGTCATGCGGTGTCTGAATTTGCCATGCTTGACTCAAAAAATTATCAAAGTGACTGGGATACCTATTTTACATCACCTGTCGACTATAATACTTCTAATTTTTTCAAAAAAGTACAAAATGCCAGCAAAATAATTTACTCTTTTGAAGCACGAAAAAAAATCGGTTGTTTATTGGATAAGTTCAGACCGGACATTGTTCACCTCCATATTTTTCAACATCAATTATCTCCTTCTATCTTACCTGAAATAAAAAAGAGAAATATCCCAGTAGTATACACAGCTCATGACTTAAAGAGTGTATGTCCGAATTACAAGATGCTCTCAAACGATCTTATATGTGAAGAGTGCAAAATGCATAAATATTATAAGTGTTTTAAAAATAGATGTGTAAAAAAATCTTCTTTAAAAAGTCTGATCAATGTTTTTGAAATGTATTTTCATCATTGGAGGAAATATTATGATTTGATTGATCTTATTATTACCCCGAGTAATTTTTACAGAGAAAAGCTTATCGAATTTAAATTCGATAAAGAAAGAGTAATTCATCTCTCTAACTTTGTTGATGAAAAAAAAATTATCCCCTCATACTCCTATAAGGAATATTTTATTTACTTAGGAAGACTTTCTGAAGAAAAAGGTATTCTTACTTTGTTGAATGCAATGAAAATGATACCAATGGGTAATTTGATAATTATTGGCACGGGGCCTCTCGAAGAAAAAATAAAAAGTAAAATATCTTCATTACATCTATCAAATGTAGATCTTGTCGGATTCCAATCAGGTGAGTCGTTAAAGAAATATATCGCGAATGCAATGTTTTCTATTATTCCCTCAGAATGGTATGAGAATGGGCCTATTTCCTTGCTTGAAAGTTTTGCTTTTGGAAAACCAGTAATCGGTGCTGATGTCGGTGGAATACCAGAATATATTTCACATGGTCGAGATGGACTTATTTTTAAGTCAAAAAATCATGTTGATCTTGCAAAGAAAATAGAACATCTTTTGTCTAAAAAAAATAATATAATAACCATGGGTGAGAATGCCAGAGAAAAAGTTGAAAAATTTTACAATAAGAGGCGACATGTCGATATGATAATCAATATATATGAGCGGTTAGTTCATTAA
- a CDS encoding sulfotransferase domain-containing protein encodes MEELRDKKKPDFICVGPEKTGTTWLYKILGQHPEVWLPMIKELRYLNEGNLFSEHSIKNVLFSSHWHYRALRRCLMRKIAKQFYVNKISISSRYRQTLWILTYCFGSRSFDWYSNLYPKGAAKLGGDISPMYYGIPEARIMELHKHNENTKILLFIRNPIDRVWSKAKMNLCIHKARDFNKVSHEEFISVFDEVFRSWQPYIETINLWERYFSDVFVGFYDALEEDAAKLFEDICSFLGISTTVKNSSISVRVNKGIGEKIPNELFEHLRDQYRNEINTMAKKYGEYPKRWIDPLQDCTMLQ; translated from the coding sequence GTGGAAGAACTACGAGACAAAAAAAAGCCGGATTTTATCTGTGTGGGGCCTGAAAAAACTGGAACAACATGGCTCTATAAAATACTAGGTCAGCATCCTGAAGTCTGGTTACCTATGATTAAGGAGTTGCGGTATCTTAATGAAGGGAATCTGTTTTCGGAGCATAGTATTAAAAATGTGTTGTTCAGTTCTCACTGGCATTACAGAGCACTGAGAAGGTGCCTTATGAGGAAGATCGCCAAGCAATTTTATGTGAATAAAATCTCAATAAGTAGCAGATATCGTCAAACCTTATGGATTTTAACCTATTGTTTTGGGTCACGCTCATTTGACTGGTATTCGAACCTTTATCCTAAGGGTGCTGCAAAATTAGGGGGTGATATTTCTCCCATGTATTATGGGATTCCTGAAGCTAGAATTATGGAACTTCATAAACATAATGAAAATACCAAGATATTGCTTTTTATCAGAAATCCTATAGATCGAGTTTGGTCAAAGGCAAAAATGAATCTGTGTATCCATAAGGCCCGAGATTTCAATAAAGTTTCTCACGAAGAATTTATTAGCGTCTTTGATGAGGTCTTTCGTTCATGGCAGCCATATATTGAAACAATAAACCTTTGGGAACGATATTTCTCTGATGTTTTCGTGGGATTTTATGATGCATTAGAAGAAGATGCAGCAAAATTATTTGAGGATATCTGTTCTTTTTTAGGAATAAGTACGACAGTAAAAAATTCATCTATTAGTGTAAGAGTAAATAAAGGTATAGGTGAAAAGATACCTAATGAACTTTTTGAACATCTGCGTGATCAATATCGTAATGAAATTAATACTATGGCAAAAAAATATGGCGAGTATCCAAAACGATGGATTGATCCTTTGCAAGACTGTACGATGTTACAGTAA
- a CDS encoding sulfotransferase — MSNLRGIVFIVGASRSGTTMLNRILGQHPSVAVMKELHYFGDLFKFGKNQGVINDSELIKITAKIFARYRRGLWDDFVQNTDIESAGTLLVNAHKTIEGTELFHRFIEYVADETGSYLVAEQTPRNIYYAADILDAYPNARIVHIIRDPRAVIASQKKRWTRRKTLNAKNIPIREMIREKISYHPYTMILLWKKAFVKGQDIQGSDRYLRIKFEELVEYPIQVVRQLCDFLEIPFDKKMLAIQQVDSSLRVADNTSVGIQKSAVDAWKKVLSSGETFLIEKELSLEIKQLGYKKQSLPLSSSRVFFSLLLIFLSFPTHLLASLVINPHRFFIQLTAVLIPGFKKSVRPT, encoded by the coding sequence ATGAGTAACCTTAGAGGGATAGTATTTATCGTTGGAGCCTCACGTTCAGGAACAACAATGCTGAATCGTATTCTTGGACAACACCCCTCCGTTGCAGTAATGAAAGAACTGCATTATTTTGGAGATCTTTTTAAGTTCGGTAAGAATCAAGGGGTGATTAACGATTCGGAACTTATTAAAATAACAGCGAAAATATTCGCGAGATACCGAAGGGGATTGTGGGATGATTTTGTTCAAAATACAGATATCGAAAGCGCTGGCACACTATTAGTTAATGCTCACAAAACAATCGAGGGCACAGAATTGTTTCATCGGTTTATCGAATATGTTGCCGATGAAACTGGCTCTTACCTTGTTGCTGAACAGACCCCTCGAAATATTTACTATGCAGCAGATATACTTGATGCTTACCCTAACGCTCGTATTGTTCATATAATTCGTGATCCTAGGGCCGTAATCGCATCTCAAAAAAAACGGTGGACAAGACGCAAGACATTAAACGCCAAAAATATTCCAATTAGAGAAATGATACGTGAAAAAATTAGCTATCACCCGTATACAATGATTCTGCTATGGAAGAAGGCCTTTGTGAAAGGACAAGACATACAGGGTAGCGATCGTTATTTGCGTATAAAGTTTGAAGAATTAGTAGAATATCCCATTCAGGTAGTGAGGCAGCTCTGCGATTTTCTCGAGATACCGTTTGACAAGAAAATGCTCGCTATTCAGCAAGTTGATTCATCGCTGCGGGTGGCGGACAACACATCGGTCGGGATTCAAAAAAGTGCTGTTGATGCATGGAAAAAAGTGTTGAGTTCAGGAGAAACTTTTCTTATCGAAAAAGAATTATCTTTAGAAATTAAACAACTAGGGTACAAAAAGCAATCGTTACCTTTGAGTAGCAGTAGAGTCTTTTTTTCCCTTTTGCTTATTTTTCTTAGTTTTCCCACTCATTTACTTGCTAGCCTTGTAATAAACCCCCACCGCTTTTTTATTCAGCTAACGGCAGTGTTGATTCCTGGATTCAAGAAATCAGTACGACCTACATGA
- a CDS encoding DUF1972 domain-containing protein, translating to MKLQILGTRGVPAQHGGFETFAEHFAVYLHQKGWQVTVYCQEWGDGAIYEDEWCGVRRVHIPVTQNNAKGTVLFDWKSTLHAAKQKQPILTLGYNTALFCLIYRIKGIKNVINMDGIEWLRGKWSFLERSWLYLNEKFGAWLGNHLIADHPEIKRHLARFTSHDKITVIPYSADLLDTADEKQLDHFEIEKNRYALLVARPEQENLILEIVRAYSSTRREIPLIVLGKYVRENNKYHQEVLDAAGNEIRFVGAIYDKAVVQSLRFFTRLYIHGHTVGGTNPSLVEALGAGSPVLAHNNKFNRWVAGDGACYFSTEEDCSNKLNILIKNDVQVTWMKTQSREQFKRYFSRSAVHYAYEQLLLDKLT from the coding sequence TTGAAACTACAAATTCTCGGAACGCGTGGTGTGCCCGCACAGCATGGGGGCTTTGAAACTTTTGCTGAACATTTTGCTGTTTACCTGCATCAAAAAGGCTGGCAGGTCACAGTCTATTGCCAGGAATGGGGTGATGGTGCAATCTATGAAGATGAATGGTGTGGCGTTCGACGTGTTCATATCCCTGTTACGCAGAACAATGCTAAGGGGACAGTTCTATTTGACTGGAAATCTACTCTTCATGCCGCAAAGCAAAAACAACCCATTCTTACACTAGGCTATAATACAGCTCTTTTTTGTCTAATATACAGGATAAAGGGGATTAAAAATGTTATTAACATGGATGGGATTGAATGGTTGCGGGGCAAGTGGAGTTTTCTTGAACGAAGCTGGCTTTATTTGAATGAAAAATTTGGTGCTTGGCTCGGCAACCATCTTATTGCCGATCACCCTGAAATAAAGCGCCATCTCGCTCGTTTTACTTCACACGATAAAATTACCGTAATTCCCTACAGTGCTGATCTCCTTGATACCGCAGATGAAAAGCAGCTCGATCATTTTGAAATCGAAAAAAATCGTTATGCGCTTCTTGTGGCTAGGCCCGAGCAGGAGAACTTAATTCTTGAAATAGTAAGGGCCTATTCTTCAACTAGGCGGGAAATTCCTCTTATTGTATTAGGAAAATATGTTCGGGAAAACAATAAATACCACCAAGAGGTACTTGATGCAGCAGGAAATGAAATTCGTTTTGTTGGTGCCATCTATGATAAAGCGGTGGTGCAGTCATTGAGATTCTTTACCAGACTGTATATTCACGGCCACACAGTAGGAGGAACAAATCCATCACTTGTCGAAGCCCTTGGAGCAGGAAGTCCCGTTCTTGCCCATAACAATAAATTTAATCGTTGGGTTGCTGGAGATGGAGCTTGTTATTTTTCCACTGAAGAGGATTGTTCCAACAAGCTAAATATATTAATTAAGAATGATGTACAGGTAACCTGGATGAAAACCCAAAGTCGAGAGCAGTTTAAAAGATATTTTTCACGAAGCGCTGTCCATTATGCGTATGAACAACTTCTTCTTGATAAGCTGACCTGA
- a CDS encoding sugar transferase produces the protein MLREHSTLLARIHMIVDIFWVILAFVTAYYTKKDFVFLPGYGLSTEPNYYLVLLVAVVVAFFAFSATGSYRPYRTQSLVQIYIRVIKAVSGVLFGTIIALYLLHEHNVSRALLALFASFLTLFLFLSKGGLYYLLRYYRAQRYNTRNLLVIGAGQRAECIVDTIQQDKGSGYRILGCLTINNTDENSNIFHKVKKLGSVNTLPVFLTEDIVDEIIFASDIEKIDQIETLIRFTEYLGVKIHILPDFQLEKIMYQPEIASISIQEFFGHPTLSLSTTPQRKNALLIKSIIDYTISIILLALLSPVFLLIISFIKLTSEGPAFFIQQRCGLYGRTFPLIKFRTMVKDAEKLKATLQQENEADGPVFKIAQDPRITPLGKFLRKTSLDELPQLLNVLMGHMSLVGPRPSLPEEVKKYEPWQRRRLSMKPGLTCIWQVNGRNNINFERWMRLDLEYIDQWSLTLDSKILLKTVKEVMSFHGQ, from the coding sequence ATGTTGCGAGAACATAGCACATTGCTGGCGCGTATCCACATGATTGTGGATATTTTTTGGGTAATCCTTGCATTTGTTACGGCTTATTACACAAAAAAGGATTTTGTTTTTCTTCCAGGATATGGTCTGTCAACAGAGCCAAATTACTATCTGGTTCTTCTGGTCGCGGTTGTTGTGGCCTTCTTTGCATTCTCTGCAACAGGAAGCTATCGGCCGTATCGTACCCAGAGCTTAGTGCAAATTTATATAAGGGTTATTAAAGCTGTTTCGGGAGTCCTTTTTGGTACTATTATTGCCCTCTACCTCCTGCATGAACACAATGTCAGTAGGGCACTGCTTGCCCTTTTTGCCAGTTTCCTAACCCTCTTTCTCTTCCTAAGCAAGGGAGGGCTTTATTATCTTCTTCGATACTATCGAGCGCAACGCTATAATACCCGCAATCTTCTCGTAATAGGAGCAGGACAGCGGGCCGAATGTATTGTCGATACAATCCAACAGGACAAGGGTTCTGGCTATCGAATCCTTGGTTGTTTAACCATCAATAATACGGATGAGAATAGCAATATTTTTCACAAAGTCAAAAAACTCGGCTCTGTCAATACCTTACCAGTTTTCCTGACTGAAGATATTGTTGATGAAATAATTTTCGCTTCTGATATAGAGAAGATAGATCAAATTGAAACGCTTATTCGATTCACAGAATATTTGGGCGTAAAAATTCATATACTCCCTGATTTTCAACTCGAGAAAATAATGTATCAGCCCGAGATTGCCTCTATTTCAATTCAGGAATTTTTTGGCCATCCTACCTTGTCGTTATCAACAACACCGCAGAGAAAAAATGCCTTGCTGATTAAGAGCATTATAGATTATACTATTTCAATTATACTTCTCGCTCTCCTTTCACCAGTATTCCTTCTCATTATTTCATTTATTAAACTTACCTCTGAGGGACCTGCTTTTTTTATACAGCAGAGATGTGGACTATACGGGCGCACTTTTCCTCTGATTAAGTTTCGAACAATGGTAAAGGATGCTGAAAAATTAAAAGCAACCTTGCAACAAGAGAATGAGGCGGATGGTCCGGTTTTTAAAATTGCTCAGGATCCCCGAATTACTCCTCTAGGTAAATTTCTTCGCAAAACAAGCTTGGACGAGCTCCCCCAGTTACTCAATGTTCTTATGGGACATATGAGTTTAGTCGGACCTCGCCCATCCTTGCCAGAAGAGGTGAAGAAATATGAACCGTGGCAACGCCGGCGTTTATCCATGAAGCCAGGCCTGACCTGTATTTGGCAGGTCAACGGAAGGAACAATATCAATTTTGAACGGTGGATGCGTTTGGACTTAGAATACATTGATCAGTGGTCTTTGACGCTAGATAGTAAAATTCTTTTAAAGACCGTCAAAGAGGTTATGAGTTTTCATGGGCAGTGA
- the asnB gene encoding asparagine synthase (glutamine-hydrolyzing), with protein MCGIALLYSEDLTGEEHRSRMSRALRAMQHRGPDDQGIWQGAGISIGHRRLSIIDQAGSLQPMQSPDGHFTLSFNGEIYNYKELRPTLEDRWQFQTQGDTEVLLAGLIIEGTSFIDKMEGMWAFALWDNLEKRLLLCRDRMGKKPLYYQVKGTSLLCASELPALSNLTTQIWEEDQDSTADFLRHGYYLPGTTAYQGVHEVLPGHLLRWSPGGSCHEEAYWQLQIRSYAGTQEDAAIELRRTLIRAVERRMVADVEVGAFLSGGVDSSLVVSIMAAELDVHPKTFTIGFRERSYDEREFAEQIAVKQNTDHYVQVLESWDRDYLTGLILNNIGQPFSDSSLLPTAMVSQLAASKVKVALSGDGGDELFSGYQRYQARSILRWYTRVPKPLRTGVEKLIRAIPEPMAHHSRSLIKKAHLFQDILNRIEEETPYFAPVLYARDEYNALFPDLQGKGHTPPHTPEECTLDDIQRMMFADALIYLPQDILVKVDRASMGNSLESRAPFLDRDVVELAFSLPRKWHRSGFLGKKMLRQAFSDILPATIWNRRKQGFGVPIHDWFRNELGDELEQLLTLKQTPLNTPQILQLLQQHRQGLRDHGYRLWCLYIYLLWQKNR; from the coding sequence ATGTGCGGTATTGCCTTATTATATAGCGAAGACTTGACCGGTGAAGAGCACCGGAGCAGGATGAGTCGTGCGCTCCGGGCTATGCAGCATAGAGGGCCGGATGACCAAGGTATATGGCAAGGGGCTGGAATAAGCATCGGGCACCGTCGCCTCTCTATCATTGATCAGGCGGGCAGTCTCCAGCCCATGCAGAGCCCAGACGGGCATTTCACCCTCAGCTTTAATGGCGAAATCTATAATTACAAAGAACTGCGTCCAACCCTGGAAGATAGGTGGCAGTTTCAGACGCAGGGTGATACCGAAGTATTACTTGCTGGCTTGATCATAGAGGGTACGTCCTTCATCGATAAGATGGAAGGGATGTGGGCCTTTGCCCTCTGGGATAATCTGGAAAAACGCCTCCTGCTCTGCCGGGACAGGATGGGAAAAAAACCTCTCTATTACCAGGTAAAGGGGACTTCCCTTCTCTGCGCATCAGAGCTTCCTGCCCTGAGTAACCTGACAACTCAAATATGGGAGGAGGATCAGGATTCCACAGCTGATTTTCTTCGACATGGCTATTACCTGCCAGGAACAACCGCATACCAAGGCGTTCACGAAGTTCTTCCCGGCCATCTCCTCCGCTGGTCCCCAGGGGGCTCCTGCCACGAAGAGGCCTATTGGCAATTGCAAATCCGTTCCTATGCCGGAACTCAGGAAGATGCCGCTATAGAATTACGCAGGACACTCATACGCGCCGTTGAACGACGTATGGTTGCCGACGTTGAGGTAGGGGCCTTTCTTTCCGGCGGGGTTGACTCCTCGCTTGTGGTCTCTATTATGGCTGCGGAGTTGGATGTGCATCCGAAAACCTTCACTATAGGCTTTCGTGAACGCTCGTATGATGAACGAGAATTTGCCGAGCAAATAGCGGTCAAGCAAAACACAGATCACTATGTACAGGTCCTGGAGTCCTGGGACCGTGACTATCTGACCGGCTTGATTCTGAACAATATCGGCCAGCCTTTTTCCGACTCATCGCTTTTGCCCACAGCAATGGTTTCCCAACTTGCGGCTTCCAAGGTCAAGGTGGCCCTTTCCGGTGATGGCGGTGACGAGTTATTTAGTGGCTACCAGCGCTATCAGGCCAGATCCATTCTGCGCTGGTATACACGGGTGCCCAAACCGCTCCGTACGGGTGTGGAAAAACTTATTCGAGCTATTCCTGAGCCTATGGCGCATCATAGTCGCTCGCTCATTAAAAAGGCCCATCTCTTTCAGGATATTCTTAATCGGATTGAGGAAGAAACGCCCTACTTCGCCCCGGTTCTCTATGCACGTGATGAGTATAATGCACTCTTTCCCGACTTGCAGGGCAAGGGACATACCCCACCCCATACTCCTGAAGAATGTACCCTTGATGACATCCAACGTATGATGTTTGCTGATGCACTAATTTACCTGCCCCAGGATATTCTCGTGAAGGTTGATAGAGCCTCAATGGGGAATTCATTGGAAAGCAGGGCACCCTTTCTTGATCGAGATGTTGTGGAACTGGCCTTTTCTCTCCCCCGGAAGTGGCACCGATCAGGATTTTTGGGCAAGAAGATGCTGCGACAAGCTTTCTCTGATATTTTACCAGCTACCATTTGGAACAGGCGCAAACAGGGTTTTGGAGTTCCCATTCATGATTGGTTCAGAAATGAACTTGGTGATGAATTAGAACAATTACTTACCCTGAAACAAACACCTCTGAATACCCCACAGATCCTTCAATTATTACAACAGCACAGGCAGGGACTTCGTGATCATGGCTATAGGCTCTGGTGTTTGTATATCTATTTGCTCTGGCAAAAAAACAGGTAA
- a CDS encoding DUF533 domain-containing protein encodes MDVEKLLGKLLHEITDSGGKQFNKKYKKYKKKHKHKEGYYHQGRTAHHSSKKTSLLDNLTGNLKSGKGLLTAIGLGVGAYEIYRTSRQTQQPQSTGGAQQYPPQTPLGQQAGGAPPPPPPPAGVPQEQSYSSPPSGTAPPAISTAEVVEMEPVHTVLDEQEVARRLIRVMVGAAHADGTLDQEEEKAILDHLRHVELAQEEKMFLLEELHHPRTIDELTQGIEDARLGQAMYALAASAVLIDTESERQWFDALGKALGLSPEVSRFIEENQ; translated from the coding sequence ATGGACGTTGAGAAATTGCTCGGCAAGCTGTTACATGAAATCACAGATTCCGGTGGCAAACAATTTAATAAAAAGTATAAGAAATATAAAAAAAAGCATAAACACAAAGAGGGGTATTATCACCAGGGCCGTACTGCTCATCACTCCTCGAAAAAGACCTCCTTGCTTGATAATCTGACCGGCAACCTGAAGTCTGGCAAAGGTCTGCTCACAGCTATAGGCTTAGGAGTTGGTGCTTACGAAATATACCGAACAAGTAGACAAACGCAACAGCCCCAGAGCACAGGCGGTGCGCAACAGTATCCCCCCCAGACGCCTTTAGGACAGCAGGCCGGAGGAGCCCCTCCCCCACCACCTCCACCAGCCGGGGTGCCCCAGGAGCAAAGCTATAGCAGCCCTCCTTCTGGTACTGCACCTCCTGCTATAAGTACAGCTGAAGTGGTTGAGATGGAGCCGGTTCACACTGTCCTGGATGAGCAGGAGGTCGCACGGCGCCTGATTCGAGTGATGGTCGGAGCTGCCCATGCAGATGGTACACTGGATCAAGAGGAAGAAAAAGCCATCCTTGACCACCTCCGTCATGTTGAACTGGCCCAGGAAGAAAAGATGTTTCTCTTGGAAGAACTGCATCATCCCAGGACAATAGATGAACTCACGCAAGGCATTGAAGATGCTCGCCTGGGCCAAGCCATGTACGCTCTTGCAGCCTCAGCTGTGCTTATTGACACAGAAAGTGAACGGCAATGGTTTGATGCATTAGGAAAAGCCCTCGGGCTCAGCCCGGAAGTCTCCCGTTTCATCGAAGAAAATCAATAA
- a CDS encoding HD domain-containing protein, which produces MKEGSILLADVRDRLAEEEKSRLSSFACLSQDRIRRSQEKRQGYRQAFAKDADRILHSKAYTRYIDKTQVFSLIENDHITHRVLHVQLVSRIARTAGRFLGLNEDLIEAIALGHDIGHPPFGHEGENILHSLCQDHGLPGFRHNIQSVHFLDKIEKHGVGWNLSLQVLDGILCHDGEANSTRLIPDSQRERSFSVFDQLVAEEAFQRSLLPMTFEGCLVRLADTIAYIGRDIEDAIELQLITRNEIPTACANILGKSNGTIVHTLVTDLIANNASLRQNMPGSKDSPLALGFSEEIGAALLELKKFNYERIYRNLFFKPDFRRIHSCYEQLFSFYLDQLTKNTASPEKKRGVWHSMPESYLNNQSPAAIVRDYLAGMTDKYFLHQAELLGCDVPERKCIIN; this is translated from the coding sequence ATGAAAGAAGGCAGCATATTGCTTGCTGACGTACGAGACAGACTTGCTGAAGAAGAAAAAAGCCGTTTGTCTTCCTTTGCCTGCCTGAGTCAGGATAGGATTCGCCGAAGTCAAGAAAAACGACAAGGATACCGGCAAGCCTTTGCCAAAGATGCAGATCGTATCCTTCATTCCAAGGCCTATACCCGCTATATTGATAAAACGCAGGTTTTTTCGCTGATCGAGAACGATCACATTACCCACCGGGTACTGCATGTGCAGCTGGTTTCCAGGATCGCCAGAACGGCAGGGCGTTTTCTGGGGCTCAATGAGGACCTGATCGAAGCAATTGCCTTGGGCCATGACATTGGACATCCTCCTTTTGGGCATGAAGGTGAAAATATCCTGCATAGCCTTTGCCAAGACCACGGTTTGCCTGGTTTTCGCCATAATATTCAATCTGTTCATTTTTTGGATAAAATTGAAAAACATGGGGTAGGGTGGAACCTGAGCCTTCAGGTTCTGGATGGCATTCTCTGTCATGATGGAGAAGCAAACAGCACTCGGCTTATTCCAGATAGCCAACGAGAACGGAGTTTTTCTGTTTTTGATCAGCTCGTGGCAGAGGAGGCCTTTCAGAGGAGCTTGCTTCCTATGACCTTTGAAGGCTGCCTGGTACGCTTGGCTGATACTATCGCCTACATCGGTCGTGATATCGAAGATGCCATCGAGCTGCAATTGATTACGCGGAATGAAATACCTACTGCCTGCGCAAATATTTTAGGGAAAAGTAACGGCACCATTGTACACACCCTGGTGACGGATCTTATAGCCAATAATGCATCTCTTCGGCAAAATATGCCAGGTTCCAAAGATTCTCCTTTGGCTCTAGGCTTTAGTGAGGAGATCGGCGCAGCCCTGCTGGAACTGAAAAAATTCAACTATGAACGAATCTACCGAAATCTTTTTTTTAAACCGGATTTCCGGCGTATTCATTCCTGTTACGAGCAACTGTTTTCGTTTTACCTTGATCAGCTCACAAAGAACACTGCATCCCCGGAAAAGAAGCGGGGGGTCTGGCATTCTATGCCGGAGAGTTATCTGAATAACCAGAGCCCGGCAGCTATAGTCCGAGATTATCTTGCCGGGATGACCGATAAATATTTTCTTCATCAGGCGGAACTGCTTGGGTGTGATGTGCCGGAACGTAAATGTATAATAAACTAA